The Oncorhynchus tshawytscha isolate Ot180627B linkage group LG08, Otsh_v2.0, whole genome shotgun sequence genome window below encodes:
- the LOC112256296 gene encoding protein sprouty homolog 1, whose protein sequence is MALQSQHGPGGSLVVIQQPSLEGRQRSDYERELHHAAILSLDQIKAIRSSNEYTEGPSVVRRPPAPRMAPRPDKQQERTHEVILVNVNNNYEHRPVGHGHHSGVVVVAGGQQCSTRAPGLNRSTSTGSAASSGSNSSASSEQGLLARSPPSRPGMVALHQHHHRAERTQPVRAQPKALLAPQHGSHPPPPLEAPLKPSGKGDMASGHQFICERCGKCKCGDCTTPRTLPSCLACNGQCLCSAESALEHGTCMCLVKGIFYHCSNDDEGDSCADHPCSLSRSHCCSRFLCMGLLSVLFPCLLCYPPVKGCLKACQGCYDQVNRPGCRCKNSNTVYCKMESWSPQALEKPS, encoded by the coding sequence ATGGCGCTCCAAAGTCAACATGGCCCTGGCGGTTCATTAGTGGTGATCCAGCAGCCTTCCCTGGAGGGCCGGCAGAGGTCGGATTACGAGCGGGAGCTCCATCATGCCGCCATCCTCTCCCTGGACCAAATCAAGGCCATTCGCTCCAGCAACGAGTACACAGAGGGGCCGTCGGTGGTCCGGAGGCCCCCTGCACCCCGCATGGCACCCAGGCCCGACAAGCAGCAGGAGAGGACTCACGAGGTGATCCTCGTCAATGTGAACAACAACTATGAGCACCGGCCGGTAGGGCATGGCCACCACAgtggggtggtggtagtagccggAGGCCAGCAGTGTAGCACCAGGGCCCCGGGCCTTAATCGCTCCACCAGTACAGGCAGCGCGGCCAGCTCCGGGAGCAATAGCAGTGCATCCTCTGAGCAGGGACTCCTGGCCCGCTCGCCTCCCTCTAGACCGGGGATGGTGGCcctccaccagcaccaccacagaGCCGAGAGGACTCAGCCTGTTCGGGCTCAGCCCAAGGCGCTGCTAGCCCCCCAACATGGCTCTCACCCGCCGCCGCCACTGGAGGCACCGCTCAAGCCCTCAGGGAAAGGGGACATGGCGTCTGGCCACCAGTTCATCTGCGAGCGCTGCGGGAAGTGCAAGTGCGGGGACTGCACAACCCCAAGGACCCTGCCCTCGTGCCTGGCCTGCAACGGCCAGTGCCTGTGCTCGGCGGAGAGCGCCCTGGAGCATGGCACGTGCATGTGCCTGGTCAAGGGCATCTTCTACCACTGTTCCAATGACGACGAGGGAGACTCGTGCGCCGACCACCCCTGCTCGCTGTCGCGCTCCCACTGCTGCTCACGCTTCCTCTGCATGGGATTACTGTCGGTACTGTTCCCCTGTTTGCTGTGCTACCCGCCCGTCAAGGGGTGCCTGAAGGCGTGCCAGGGCTGCTACGACCAAGTCAACAGGCCCGGCTGCCGCTGCAAGAACTCCAACACTGTCTATTGCAAAATGGAGAGCTGGTCCCCGCAGGCCCTCGAAAAGCCTTCCTGA